One genomic region from Salinicola endophyticus encodes:
- a CDS encoding ATP-binding cassette domain-containing protein: MALLRLEQLQLAYGHHSLLDGADLVIEKGERLALVGRNGTGKSTLMRLIAGDNQADDGHVWRAPGLKIGVLEQALPDADQATIFELVAQGLPETGALLTEYHQLVAQAEPDMRRLETLQTRLEALDGWSFHQRIDTVLTRLGLPADTLMSDLSGGWRRRVALARAMVAGPDLLLLDEPTNHLDIDTIAWLETQLLAFEGAVLFITHDRAFLSRLATAILELDRGRLGRYPGDYATYQAQKAHELEVEARERAEFDKKLAQEESWIRQGIKARRTRNEGRVRALEKMRDERAQRRERTGKASFQVDSGERSGKRVVELKGVTHGYAEARGGDGIVIRDLSLEIQRGDRIGLIGRNGAGKTTLLKILLGELTPSAGEVRLGTNLSVAYFDQLRAGLELDKSVYDNVAQGSDKVSVGGKDKHVISYLQDFLFTPERARQPVRALSGGESNRLLLAKLFTQPANVLVLDEPTNDLDVETLELLEELLLDFEGTLLLVSHDRAFMDNVVTGVLAFEGDGVVREYVGGYSDWVRQGGKLPPAPWEQPAAPVDAEAGKTRDSARGGSQPAAPAAADKRRQKLSYKLQRELDALPATIEALEARVAEFETRMSDPTFYQQESGQVTATLEALAQTQAELDASMERWMELEAMSEGEG; encoded by the coding sequence GTGGCCCTGCTTCGCCTGGAACAACTGCAACTCGCCTATGGGCACCACAGCCTGCTGGATGGCGCCGACCTGGTCATCGAGAAGGGCGAGCGTCTGGCGCTGGTCGGCCGTAACGGCACCGGCAAGTCGACCCTGATGAGGCTGATCGCCGGCGACAACCAGGCCGACGACGGCCATGTCTGGCGCGCCCCCGGGCTCAAGATCGGGGTGCTCGAGCAGGCCCTGCCGGACGCCGATCAGGCGACGATCTTCGAACTCGTGGCCCAGGGGCTGCCGGAGACCGGTGCCCTGCTGACCGAGTATCACCAGCTGGTGGCCCAGGCCGAACCCGACATGCGCCGTCTGGAAACGCTGCAGACCCGGCTCGAGGCACTCGACGGCTGGTCCTTCCATCAGCGCATCGATACCGTGCTGACCCGGCTGGGCCTGCCGGCGGACACCCTGATGAGCGATCTTTCTGGCGGCTGGCGGCGGCGTGTAGCGCTGGCCCGGGCGATGGTCGCCGGCCCCGATCTGCTGCTGCTCGACGAGCCCACCAACCACCTCGACATCGACACCATCGCCTGGCTCGAGACCCAGCTGCTGGCCTTCGAAGGCGCGGTGCTGTTCATTACCCACGACCGCGCCTTCCTGTCGCGGCTGGCAACCGCGATTCTCGAACTGGATCGCGGACGCCTGGGACGCTACCCCGGCGACTACGCCACCTATCAGGCACAGAAGGCGCATGAACTCGAGGTCGAGGCGCGCGAGCGTGCCGAGTTCGACAAGAAGCTGGCCCAGGAAGAAAGCTGGATCCGTCAGGGCATCAAGGCTCGGCGCACGCGTAACGAAGGGCGCGTGCGTGCGCTCGAGAAGATGCGCGACGAGCGCGCCCAGCGGCGCGAGCGCACCGGCAAGGCGTCGTTCCAGGTCGACAGCGGCGAGCGCAGCGGCAAGCGCGTGGTCGAGCTGAAGGGCGTCACCCACGGCTACGCCGAGGCGCGCGGGGGTGACGGCATTGTCATTCGAGATCTGTCGCTGGAGATCCAGCGCGGCGATCGCATCGGCCTGATCGGACGCAACGGGGCTGGCAAGACCACTCTGCTCAAGATCCTGCTCGGCGAGCTGACCCCGAGCGCCGGCGAGGTGCGGCTGGGGACCAACCTGAGCGTGGCCTACTTCGATCAGCTGCGCGCGGGGCTCGAGCTCGACAAGAGCGTCTACGACAACGTCGCCCAGGGCAGCGACAAGGTCAGCGTTGGCGGCAAGGACAAGCACGTCATCAGCTATCTGCAGGACTTCCTGTTCACCCCGGAGCGGGCGCGCCAGCCGGTGCGCGCACTCTCGGGCGGGGAGTCCAATCGCCTGCTGCTGGCCAAGCTGTTCACCCAGCCGGCCAATGTGCTGGTGCTCGATGAGCCCACCAACGATCTTGATGTCGAGACGCTGGAGCTGCTCGAGGAGCTGCTCCTGGACTTCGAAGGCACGCTGCTGCTGGTCTCCCACGACCGCGCCTTCATGGACAACGTGGTCACCGGCGTGCTCGCGTTCGAAGGCGATGGGGTGGTGCGTGAATACGTTGGCGGCTATAGCGACTGGGTGCGCCAGGGTGGCAAGCTGCCACCGGCGCCCTGGGAGCAGCCGGCGGCCCCGGTGGACGCCGAGGCTGGCAAGACGAGAGACAGCGCGCGGGGCGGCAGTCAGCCGGCGGCCCCCGCAGCGGCGGACAAGCGCCGCCAGAAACTCTCCTACAAGCTGCAGCGCGAACTGGATGCGCTACCGGCGACGATCGAAGCGCTGGAAGCCCGCGTGGCCGAGTTCGAGACGCGCATGAGCGACCCCACCTTCTATCAGCAGGAGAGTGGCCAGGTCACCGCCACGCTGGAGGCGCTGGCACAGACTCAGGCGGAGCTGGACGCGTCGATGGAGCGTTGGATGGAGCTGGAGGCCATGTCGGAAGGAGAAGGCTGA
- a CDS encoding universal stress protein, with product MSNEYHHVLVAVDLTKDSHKVLERAIPIARRNQAKLSIMHTLEPLGFAYGGDIPMDLTSIQDQLDEHATQRLGDIADPYDIPREDQHIVVGMPDTEIQRFAKDHDVDLIVVGSHGRHGFALLLGSTSTGVLHGAECDVLAVRVGKDGESAE from the coding sequence ATGAGCAACGAATATCACCACGTGCTGGTCGCTGTAGACCTCACCAAGGATTCGCACAAGGTGCTCGAGCGCGCGATCCCGATTGCCCGCCGCAATCAGGCCAAGCTCTCGATCATGCACACGCTGGAACCGCTCGGCTTTGCCTACGGCGGTGACATTCCGATGGATCTCACCAGCATCCAGGACCAGCTGGACGAGCACGCCACCCAGCGTCTGGGCGATATCGCCGATCCCTACGATATTCCGCGCGAGGATCAGCACATCGTGGTCGGCATGCCCGATACCGAAATCCAGCGCTTTGCCAAGGATCACGACGTCGATCTGATCGTGGTCGGCTCCCACGGCCGTCACGGCTTCGCGCTACTGCTGGGCTCCACCTCCACCGGTGTGCTCCACGGCGCCGAGTGCGATGTGCTCGCGGTGCGCGTGGGCAAGGATGGCGAAAGCGCCGAGTAA